GTGGAGGCGGAAGAGTCGCTGCGAATCTATGCAGAGGACGCCTGTGGAACGGGCATAAAGTCCAAGGCGGCCCTGAACGGGCTTTGTATCATGGGAGATGGTGTCAGGGTCTCCGATGCGGCTGATGACGGCCAGAGCAAAGTCATCCTCATGGACGGCATCGGAGCTGCCATCGTTGTCAGCATAGATGTGGTTTTTCCCGAGATTTTTCAGGAGTGCGACATCGGCGGCTTCAATGCGGTGCCCACGAAAAAAAGCGGTGCTTTTGACACCGCTTTGTGGATCAATTCCCATGATGTCGTGGCCAAGGCTCAGGCCGATGGCTTGTTCGACGGGGACTTTTTTCATGGGCTCTGTCCCAGAGAGCGCAATACCGCTATATATTGTTCCCGCGATATCTGGATGATACGGTACTGGTCATCTTCGCGTGGTTCCACCAGAAAGCGGCGAACCTGTCCCGGGCGCCCGACCGGGCCGTGTTCCTTGTTGTCGATAAAGACGTTGACGCCTCCGGCGTTGCCCAGTGCGACGATAACGGTTCCCTGTGATTCGATGGAAAGGCTTCTGCCTTCCCGCAGGGTGGTGGTTTCCATGGCTTCCCCATGGGAGCCAACCATCTTTACCCAGGCTTCACTCAACCCCTCCAGGCGAACGGACAGGGGGATGTCGTTGAGAAAGGCACCGGCAAAAGGATTTTCCGTTGCGGTTTCCGTGCTTGGCTGTGTGGCCTGTTGCTGCGCGGCTGCCTGCTCCCGCTGACGTGCTTCGCGTTCCGCCTGCAGTCGTGCCTCTTCTTCTGCCCTCAGGCGAGCCTCTTCCGCCTGTTGTTGTCGCAGCTCCTCCTGTCTGCGTGCTTCTTCCTCGGCGGCCTGCTGCTCCTGGAGGTTTCGCTGGGCTTCAGCTATCACGTCGTACTGTTCACGCTCTGCCGCAACAGGCTCCTGGGGCTGGGATGAGAGGTAGAAGTAGGCAATGGCGGCGACAACGACAACGACAACGGCGCCGAAGATGACCGGGGAGAGTGAACTGTTCTTGTTGATGATTTCCTTGGCGGATTCTTTTTTTTCAGGGTCCGAGCTTTCCCGTGGAGCTTCGCCAGGTTCAATTTCGCCGAGCATGGTGAACAGGAGTACCTTGGCGTACTCATAGTCCCCGCGGACTTCGTTGCAGATAGCTTTAATGAAACCCAGCACGAACGCTTTCGGGGGAAGGAACTGGTGCTGATCATTCTCAATGGCAGCAATCTGACTGACGGCTATTTTGGTGCGGTCAGCGACTTCCTCGACGGTGATGCCGCGGGCTTCCCGCAGCCTTTT
This portion of the Desulfurispirillum indicum S5 genome encodes:
- a CDS encoding helix-turn-helix domain-containing protein, translated to MKETDIHGTPHDATEPETLGSYLKRLREARGITVEEVADRTKIAVSQIAAIENDQHQFLPPKAFVLGFIKAICNEVRGDYEYAKVLLFTMLGEIEPGEAPRESSDPEKKESAKEIINKNSSLSPVIFGAVVVVVVAAIAYFYLSSQPQEPVAAEREQYDVIAEAQRNLQEQQAAEEEARRQEELRQQQAEEARLRAEEEARLQAEREARQREQAAAQQQATQPSTETATENPFAGAFLNDIPLSVRLEGLSEAWVKMVGSHGEAMETTTLREGRSLSIESQGTVIVALGNAGGVNVFIDNKEHGPVGRPGQVRRFLVEPREDDQYRIIQISREQYIAVLRSLGQSP